Proteins encoded within one genomic window of Amycolatopsis nigrescens CSC17Ta-90:
- a CDS encoding alpha/beta fold hydrolase: MVEKLVHVNGVDLCVETFGDPAEPAILLIGGATSSMDWWEDEFCERLAAGLRFVLRYDSRDTGRSTSYPAGAPPYSQLDLTADAVGLLDAFGLAEAHVVGISMGGGIGQRLGVEFPDRVSSLTLISTSPGGPGGPANPDLPPMSERIQALFAEPAPDPDWSDRAAMTDHMVAGYRPFAGSCPVDQERERELAGRIFDRTTDIAASMTNHWIIEGGDPIRHRLGDVTAPTLVLHGTEDPLFPFGHAEALAREIPGSDLVALAGVGHQMPPRQVWDVVVPAILRHTSGGWERQADRLAAQSLATGSPTGWFERLYQAGVAGETTMPWDRRAPHPLLTEWAHGLRGEGRSALVVGCGFGADAEFVAGLGFETVAFDISDTAVRLVRARFPESPVEYLRADLFEPPAGWQAAFDLVVEIFTVQALPDSVRDKATAAVANLVGPGGTLLAIEAVREDPAVQGPPWPLTRREIESFATGGLTPVRVEEIADPHRWRAEFRRPR, translated from the coding sequence ATGGTCGAAAAACTCGTCCACGTCAACGGCGTGGATCTCTGCGTTGAGACCTTCGGTGACCCGGCCGAGCCCGCGATCCTGCTGATCGGTGGCGCGACCAGTTCGATGGACTGGTGGGAGGACGAGTTCTGCGAGCGGCTCGCGGCAGGACTGCGGTTCGTCCTCCGGTACGACAGCCGCGACACCGGACGGTCCACCTCCTATCCCGCCGGGGCGCCGCCGTACAGCCAGCTCGACCTGACCGCGGACGCGGTCGGGCTGCTCGACGCTTTCGGGCTGGCCGAGGCGCATGTCGTCGGCATCTCGATGGGCGGTGGCATCGGTCAGCGGCTCGGTGTCGAATTTCCCGACAGGGTCTCTTCGCTGACGCTGATCTCCACCAGCCCCGGTGGTCCCGGCGGCCCCGCCAACCCGGATCTACCGCCGATGAGCGAGCGGATCCAGGCGTTGTTCGCCGAACCCGCGCCGGACCCGGACTGGTCCGACCGGGCCGCGATGACCGACCACATGGTGGCCGGATACCGCCCGTTCGCCGGCTCGTGCCCAGTGGACCAGGAGCGGGAGCGCGAGCTGGCCGGCCGGATTTTCGACCGGACCACGGACATCGCGGCCAGCATGACCAACCACTGGATCATCGAAGGCGGCGACCCGATCCGGCACCGGCTCGGCGACGTGACCGCGCCGACGCTGGTCTTGCACGGCACCGAAGACCCGCTGTTCCCCTTCGGCCACGCCGAAGCACTGGCCCGTGAAATCCCCGGCAGTGACCTGGTCGCGCTGGCCGGCGTCGGGCACCAGATGCCACCACGGCAGGTATGGGACGTGGTCGTCCCGGCCATCCTGCGGCACACGTCCGGCGGCTGGGAGCGGCAGGCGGATCGCCTTGCCGCCCAGTCGCTGGCCACCGGCAGCCCGACCGGCTGGTTCGAACGGCTCTACCAGGCGGGGGTCGCCGGCGAGACGACGATGCCATGGGATCGACGGGCTCCCCACCCGCTGCTCACCGAATGGGCCCACGGCCTGCGTGGCGAAGGCCGTTCCGCGCTGGTCGTCGGCTGCGGTTTCGGCGCCGACGCCGAGTTCGTGGCCGGGCTCGGGTTCGAAACCGTGGCGTTCGATATTTCCGACACCGCCGTCCGGCTCGTCCGTGCACGCTTTCCCGAATCCCCGGTGGAGTATCTGCGGGCGGATCTGTTCGAGCCGCCCGCCGGCTGGCAGGCCGCCTTCGACCTGGTGGTCGAGATTTTCACCGTGCAGGCGCTACCGGACTCGGTCCGGGACAAGGCCACCGCCGCCGTGGCGAACCTGGTCGGTCCCGGCGGCACCCTGCTGGCCATCGAAGCCGTCCGCGAAGACCCCGCTGTGCAGGGCCCGCCGTGGCCCCTTACCCGCCGCGAGATCGAGTCCTTCGCCACCGGCGGTCTCACTCCGGTGCGCGTGGAGGAGATCGCCGACCCGCACCGGTGGCGCGCCGAGTTCCGGCGACCCCGGTGA
- a CDS encoding sigma-70 family RNA polymerase sigma factor, which translates to MPLPATGPPSDKPPTMLSSANRHLLASAVAGERAGIEGLLEVLRPLVLRYCRARLGTGPRRVEDAEDCAQEVLLGVLRALPGYRHGTDRFLGFVYGIAAHKVVDSYRRHARDASVPVAEFPDSGWGLSDTSRGVEEVERRQDIEHLLGRLAPQYREILILRVILGLPARDTAAALGMPSAGAVRIAQHRALTALRQLIVARSAAADQRAEPGRM; encoded by the coding sequence ATGCCGCTGCCGGCCACCGGCCCGCCGTCGGACAAGCCGCCCACAATGCTTTCTTCGGCGAACCGGCACTTGCTGGCTTCGGCAGTGGCCGGCGAGCGCGCCGGCATCGAAGGGCTGCTGGAAGTGCTGCGCCCGCTGGTGCTGCGGTACTGCCGGGCCAGGCTCGGTACGGGGCCCCGGCGGGTCGAAGACGCGGAAGACTGCGCGCAGGAGGTACTTCTCGGCGTGCTGCGCGCGCTGCCGGGTTACCGGCACGGCACGGACCGTTTCCTGGGATTCGTCTACGGAATCGCGGCGCACAAGGTGGTCGACTCCTATCGGCGGCACGCCCGTGATGCCAGCGTGCCGGTCGCGGAGTTCCCCGACTCCGGATGGGGCCTGTCCGACACCTCGCGGGGTGTCGAGGAAGTCGAACGGCGTCAGGACATCGAGCACCTGCTCGGCCGGTTGGCGCCGCAGTACCGCGAAATACTGATCCTCCGCGTGATACTCGGCCTGCCTGCCAGGGACACGGCGGCCGCACTGGGCATGCCCAGTGCCGGTGCGGTGCGCATCGCCCAACACCGCGCGCTGACCGCGCTGCGGCAGCTCATCGTCGCGAGGTCCGCGGCGGCCGACCAGCGTGCCGAACCGGGGCGCATGTAG
- a CDS encoding DUF899 domain-containing protein, with protein sequence MNLPRIVRRDEWLAARKELLAKEKEFTRARDELNAERRRLPMVRVDKQYVFEGPDGKASLLDLFDGRRQLILHHLMWAWDVDAEGNETSRDTGCPSCSSTADNIGHLAHLRARDTALVAVSRAPQAKIGPFKARMGWTFPWYSAHGSDFNYDFHATVDETVAPVLLNYRDEAELARAGFPWSPARRGDYPGISVFLRDGDTVFHTYSTFARGLEQTGGTHAYLDLTALGRQEEWEQPAGRATALGAPAGSGNILFHDEYPAG encoded by the coding sequence ATGAATCTCCCCCGAATAGTGCGCCGTGACGAGTGGCTCGCCGCCCGCAAGGAGCTGTTGGCCAAGGAGAAGGAGTTCACCCGTGCCCGCGACGAGCTGAACGCCGAGCGCCGCCGGCTGCCGATGGTCCGGGTCGACAAGCAGTACGTGTTCGAGGGCCCGGATGGCAAGGCGAGCCTGCTCGACTTGTTCGACGGCCGCCGCCAGCTGATCCTGCACCACCTGATGTGGGCCTGGGACGTCGACGCCGAAGGCAACGAGACCTCGCGCGACACCGGCTGCCCGAGTTGCTCGTCCACCGCCGACAACATCGGCCATCTCGCCCATCTCCGAGCGCGTGACACCGCACTGGTCGCGGTCTCCCGCGCGCCGCAGGCCAAGATCGGCCCGTTCAAGGCGCGGATGGGCTGGACTTTCCCCTGGTACTCCGCGCACGGCAGCGACTTCAACTACGATTTCCACGCCACCGTGGACGAGACCGTCGCCCCCGTGCTGCTGAACTACCGCGACGAAGCCGAACTCGCCCGCGCGGGTTTCCCCTGGTCGCCCGCCCGGCGCGGGGACTACCCGGGGATCAGCGTCTTCCTGCGCGACGGGGACACCGTCTTCCACACGTATTCCACTTTCGCGCGCGGTCTCGAACAGACCGGCGGCACGCATGCCTACCTGGACCTGACCGCCCTGGGCCGGCAGGAGGAGTGGGAACAGCCCGCCGGTCGCGCGACCGCGCTCGGCGCTCCGGCTGGTAGCGGCAACATCCTCTTCCACGACGAGTACCCGGCAGGCTGA
- a CDS encoding CitMHS family transporter → MLALAGFLTIAVFLAAVLSRRVSVLLALTVIPILAALAVGAGPRIGELIGKGVTTVAPVAIMITFAVLYFCLMIDAGLFDPAVRRILRWAKGDPLKITVGTAVLTLLVALDGDGASTFLITVSALLPLYRRIGMRPLVLAGVVCLGAGLMNMVPWGGPTARAMAALQLDSGTLFLPLLPAMIAGALWVLLAAYLIGRAERKRLGVITLDEPVAGETVERGTAARIRFSANVILTLGLVAALLAQLAKLEILFLVAFVLALLINRPKWTDQQRLFEQHGHNVVLVTTMIFAAGVFTGILSGTGMIDAMARALVGVIPGWAGGALPVLTAVTGMPLSLVFTPDAYYFGVLPVLAETGSALGGGPAEVARAALLGQMTTGFPLSPLTASTFILVGMTGVDFGAHQRFIFKWAFGTTLVMTVVALATGAISL, encoded by the coding sequence ATGCTTGCCCTGGCGGGTTTCCTGACCATCGCGGTGTTTCTCGCGGCGGTACTTTCGCGCAGGGTTTCGGTGCTGCTCGCGCTCACCGTGATCCCGATTCTCGCCGCGCTCGCCGTCGGTGCCGGGCCGCGGATCGGCGAGCTGATCGGAAAGGGCGTCACCACGGTCGCCCCGGTCGCGATCATGATCACCTTCGCGGTGCTGTACTTCTGCCTGATGATCGACGCCGGGCTGTTCGACCCGGCGGTGCGCCGGATCCTGCGGTGGGCCAAGGGCGACCCGCTCAAGATCACCGTCGGCACCGCGGTGCTCACCCTGCTGGTCGCGCTGGACGGCGACGGGGCATCCACCTTTCTGATCACAGTGTCCGCGCTGCTGCCGCTCTACCGGCGCATCGGCATGCGGCCGCTGGTGCTGGCCGGGGTGGTCTGCCTCGGCGCGGGCCTGATGAACATGGTGCCGTGGGGCGGGCCGACCGCGCGGGCGATGGCCGCGCTGCAGCTGGACAGCGGCACCCTCTTCCTGCCGTTGCTGCCGGCGATGATCGCCGGCGCCCTGTGGGTGCTGCTCGCCGCTTATCTGATTGGCCGCGCCGAGCGCAAACGGCTCGGTGTGATCACCCTCGACGAGCCGGTTGCCGGGGAAACGGTGGAGCGGGGAACCGCGGCTCGGATCAGGTTCTCCGCCAACGTGATCCTCACCCTGGGACTGGTCGCGGCCCTGCTCGCACAGCTGGCGAAACTCGAGATCCTGTTCCTGGTCGCCTTCGTGCTGGCCCTGTTGATCAACCGTCCGAAATGGACTGACCAGCAACGGCTGTTCGAGCAGCACGGGCACAACGTCGTGCTGGTCACCACGATGATCTTCGCTGCCGGAGTGTTCACCGGGATCCTGTCCGGCACCGGCATGATCGACGCGATGGCCCGTGCACTGGTCGGCGTGATACCGGGCTGGGCCGGCGGCGCACTGCCGGTGCTCACCGCGGTCACCGGCATGCCGCTGAGCCTGGTTTTCACTCCTGACGCGTACTACTTCGGTGTGCTGCCAGTACTCGCGGAGACCGGCTCGGCGCTCGGCGGTGGCCCGGCCGAGGTTGCCAGGGCCGCGCTGCTCGGGCAGATGACCACCGGGTTCCCGTTGAGCCCGCTGACCGCGTCCACGTTCATCCTGGTCGGCATGACCGGTGTGGATTTCGGCGCGCACCAGCGGTTCATCTTCAAATGGGCCTTCGGTACCACGCTGGTGATGACCGTCGTGGCGCTGGCCACCGGCGCCATTTCGCTATAG
- a CDS encoding lipase family protein, which yields MGKQRRWPPLLVLIAVLAALLTGTAGTAAAEPIPFPKDDPFYQPPAGFESTAPGTILRQREVNASTYLIPVPAKVYQVLVRTTDSKDQPVATVSTVFVPPLPPDRRRPLLSFQIATDSLGTQCNPSFGMRVGLEKEVTGIWTALSNGWVSVITDYQGPRMAWAAGRMAGHAVLDGIRAAHNLPEAGLDQNGPVGAWGYSGGGQATAWAAELQGQYAPELNVKGWAAGAFPGDLAQTLKGLDGGPFSGFTLAGAVGVSREYPELDPLFNDKGRQLAVQIGERCQLELVAMNPFKKLNDYTTSDVFTDPLAGRVLADNRLGGSAPTAPVLVQQSSLDELIRPEYNQDVARQWCAGGTDVEYHLSAFPGHVGYALGSIPGALTWLYGRFLGLPTGGNCGTQG from the coding sequence ATGGGCAAGCAACGTCGCTGGCCGCCCCTGCTGGTGCTGATCGCCGTACTGGCCGCGCTGCTCACCGGCACGGCGGGCACGGCGGCGGCCGAGCCGATTCCGTTCCCGAAGGACGACCCGTTCTACCAGCCGCCGGCCGGGTTCGAGTCCACCGCGCCGGGCACGATCCTGCGGCAGCGCGAAGTGAACGCGAGTACCTATCTGATCCCGGTGCCGGCCAAGGTCTATCAGGTCCTGGTGCGCACGACCGACTCGAAGGACCAGCCGGTGGCCACGGTGAGCACGGTCTTCGTGCCGCCGCTGCCGCCGGACCGCCGGCGCCCGCTGCTCTCCTTCCAGATCGCCACGGACAGCCTGGGCACGCAGTGCAACCCGTCGTTCGGGATGCGCGTCGGCCTGGAGAAGGAGGTCACCGGCATCTGGACGGCGCTGTCCAACGGCTGGGTCTCGGTGATCACCGACTACCAAGGTCCTCGGATGGCCTGGGCGGCGGGAAGGATGGCCGGCCACGCCGTACTGGACGGCATCCGCGCCGCGCACAACCTGCCTGAGGCGGGTCTGGACCAGAACGGCCCGGTCGGTGCGTGGGGATATTCCGGTGGCGGCCAGGCGACCGCGTGGGCGGCAGAGCTTCAGGGGCAGTACGCGCCCGAACTGAACGTCAAAGGCTGGGCGGCCGGCGCGTTCCCCGGTGACCTCGCCCAAACCCTGAAGGGCCTCGACGGCGGGCCGTTCTCCGGTTTCACGCTTGCCGGTGCCGTCGGGGTGAGCCGCGAGTACCCGGAGCTCGATCCGCTGTTCAACGACAAGGGCAGGCAGCTCGCGGTGCAGATCGGTGAGCGTTGCCAGCTCGAACTGGTGGCGATGAACCCGTTCAAGAAGCTCAACGACTACACCACCAGCGACGTCTTCACCGATCCGCTGGCCGGCCGGGTGCTGGCCGACAACCGGCTCGGCGGTTCGGCCCCGACCGCTCCGGTGCTGGTTCAGCAGTCGTCGCTGGACGAGCTCATCCGTCCCGAATACAACCAGGACGTCGCCAGGCAGTGGTGCGCCGGAGGCACCGATGTCGAGTATCACCTGTCCGCCTTCCCCGGCCACGTCGGCTACGCGCTCGGCAGCATTCCCGGTGCGCTCACCTGGTTGTACGGCCGCTTCCTCGGCCTGCCGACCGGCGGCAACTGCGGAACACAGGGCTGA
- a CDS encoding SgcJ/EcaC family oxidoreductase, whose product MAFQSSALTESDSTKQVPQVHNSRPLLTSSLAIAALLVAACGTPSTQPGAAPKPAPPTKEEIAGLFSAWHRSLVTYDPQVVADHYAPDAVLLPTLSDQVRSTREEIVDYFDHFMEGHPTGEILRSLVSVLDEDTAVDTGVYRFNLDRNGAKESMDARYTFVYERRGGKWLIVTHHSSAMPV is encoded by the coding sequence ATGGCATTCCAGAGCTCGGCGCTGACAGAATCCGACTCGACAAAGCAGGTGCCTCAGGTGCACAACAGCCGTCCCCTCCTCACCAGTTCCCTGGCGATCGCCGCTCTCCTCGTCGCCGCGTGCGGCACGCCGTCGACCCAACCGGGTGCCGCGCCCAAGCCGGCACCGCCGACGAAAGAGGAGATCGCCGGCCTGTTCAGCGCCTGGCACAGGTCGCTGGTCACCTACGATCCGCAGGTGGTGGCCGACCACTACGCCCCGGACGCGGTGCTGCTGCCCACCCTCTCCGACCAGGTGCGCTCCACCCGCGAAGAGATCGTCGATTATTTCGACCACTTCATGGAAGGCCACCCGACCGGCGAAATCCTGCGTTCACTCGTTTCCGTGCTGGACGAGGACACCGCCGTGGACACCGGCGTCTACCGGTTCAACCTCGACCGAAACGGGGCGAAGGAGTCGATGGACGCGCGGTACACGTTCGTCTACGAACGCCGCGGCGGGAAATGGCTGATCGTGACCCACCATTCCTCGGCGATGCCCGTCTGA
- a CDS encoding alpha/beta hydrolase family protein has translation MELPAELAATGAAGYRIRYPSTTTSNFPTTVTGFVLVPPGTPPRGGGWPVISWAHGTTGVGDRCAPSRDPELGGYGYPGYLAKFVRAGYAVTATDYEGLGSPGVHPYLIAESAGRSVVDAVHAARRLAPRLSASWFAVGHSQGGHAALAAAERASHGLDFRGAVALAPVTDNRAYADGDVKPVDHAYFLALLTGLDTQHPPLRYSDYLGPRALRELPRLHTTCLDELTDRMIGLALPGGEFTPRTPGAAGRLRDRLAGNAVPRHRSAPVLITQGDADTLVPPEQTERAAAQARAFGTDATLLRYPGAGHYDITETSAPDVLRWIDERLREARFRG, from the coding sequence ATGGAGCTGCCCGCCGAACTGGCGGCCACGGGCGCTGCCGGGTACCGGATCCGGTACCCCTCGACCACGACGTCGAACTTTCCGACCACGGTCACCGGGTTCGTGCTGGTGCCGCCCGGCACGCCGCCGCGGGGTGGTGGCTGGCCGGTGATTTCATGGGCGCACGGGACGACCGGCGTCGGTGACCGCTGCGCTCCATCACGCGATCCTGAGCTCGGTGGATACGGCTACCCCGGCTATCTGGCGAAGTTCGTGCGGGCCGGATACGCCGTCACCGCCACCGACTACGAAGGGCTGGGCAGCCCGGGCGTGCATCCGTACCTGATCGCGGAAAGCGCCGGACGCTCGGTGGTCGACGCGGTCCACGCCGCGCGTCGGCTGGCGCCCCGCCTCTCCGCGAGCTGGTTCGCGGTGGGACATTCGCAAGGCGGGCACGCGGCACTCGCGGCCGCTGAACGCGCGAGCCACGGGCTGGATTTCCGAGGCGCGGTCGCGCTCGCCCCGGTCACCGACAACCGCGCCTATGCGGATGGGGACGTGAAACCGGTCGACCACGCGTATTTCCTGGCATTGCTGACCGGACTCGACACTCAGCACCCGCCACTGCGCTACAGCGACTATCTCGGCCCGCGGGCACTGCGGGAGCTGCCACGACTGCACACCACGTGCCTGGACGAGTTGACCGACCGGATGATCGGCCTCGCACTGCCCGGCGGCGAGTTCACCCCGCGCACACCTGGCGCCGCCGGCCGTCTTCGCGACCGGCTGGCCGGCAACGCCGTCCCCCGCCACCGCTCGGCACCGGTGCTCATCACCCAAGGCGACGCCGACACCCTGGTGCCGCCCGAGCAGACCGAACGGGCGGCCGCACAGGCTCGCGCTTTCGGCACCGACGCGACCCTGCTGCGCTACCCGGGCGCCGGGCACTACGACATAACCGAAACCTCCGCACCCGACGTGCTCCGCTGGATCGATGAGCGGCTGCGCGAGGCGAGGTTCAGGGGGTGA
- a CDS encoding LysR family transcriptional regulator produces MRMDLTIQQLRVVVEVADAGGFTTAAKRLHLAQSSLSRTVGEVERRLAVTLFERTTRRMELTPEGAEFVRIASRIVASFDAGMNHFTGFLAGTRGRVRVATLPSLAAILLPPVVAGYRRDHPGVELSIEDALSDEVLAKVRGGEVDLAVTVTTETPGDLDVRPLAADRFCCIFPEGHRFSDMDTLSWTELRAESFIAFDPASSIRRLVDRAFDDARLTPGRVTEARNIAAVAGLAAAGLGVSAVPGLVLPLIAFAGLRDRPLESPPVERTIALVRDPRRPAAPAVRAFIDALLDARTSGLTLPAQARWT; encoded by the coding sequence ATGCGCATGGATCTCACGATTCAGCAGCTCCGCGTGGTGGTCGAAGTCGCCGACGCCGGCGGGTTCACCACCGCGGCGAAGCGGCTGCACCTCGCGCAGTCCTCGCTCAGCCGGACGGTCGGCGAGGTGGAACGACGTCTCGCGGTGACCTTGTTCGAACGCACCACGCGCCGAATGGAACTCACCCCGGAGGGAGCCGAGTTCGTCCGGATCGCGAGCCGGATCGTGGCTTCCTTCGACGCCGGCATGAACCACTTCACCGGGTTCCTCGCCGGCACTCGTGGCCGGGTACGGGTGGCCACCCTGCCTTCGCTCGCCGCGATCCTGCTGCCGCCGGTGGTCGCCGGCTACCGGCGTGACCATCCCGGCGTGGAACTGTCCATCGAGGACGCGCTCTCGGACGAGGTACTGGCCAAGGTGCGCGGCGGCGAGGTGGACTTGGCCGTCACCGTGACCACCGAGACCCCGGGAGACCTGGACGTGCGGCCGCTGGCCGCCGACCGGTTCTGCTGCATCTTCCCCGAGGGACACCGTTTTTCCGACATGGACACCCTGAGCTGGACCGAGCTGCGGGCCGAGTCGTTCATCGCCTTCGACCCGGCGAGCAGCATCCGCCGCCTGGTCGACCGGGCATTCGACGACGCGCGCCTCACGCCGGGCCGGGTGACCGAGGCGCGAAATATCGCGGCGGTCGCCGGCCTCGCCGCCGCCGGCCTCGGTGTCTCCGCGGTGCCCGGCCTGGTGCTACCGCTGATCGCGTTCGCCGGGCTGCGGGATCGGCCGCTGGAAAGTCCTCCGGTGGAACGCACGATCGCCCTGGTGCGGGATCCCAGACGCCCGGCGGCGCCCGCTGTCCGGGCGTTCATCGACGCACTGCTCGATGCGCGGACATCGGGCCTCACACTCCCGGCGCAGGCCCGCTGGACCTGA
- a CDS encoding TetR/AcrR family transcriptional regulator, protein MVTARGEKQERSRERREALLRAAIELIIEGGIKAVTHRAVSARAGLPAPTAGYYFKTSQDLIEQTLRFHVHERAETLTRLLRTAVSGARSTIEIGERIARALVSGESGVSVAQYEVYLEASRNPLLRDAVAESMQTFQDVAVPVLAALGVRHPEQAAKAFVAVTDGFALHRLTSPLPAEEDNELMLRTIGGLFLAYTLDRAELERRVEDQPFE, encoded by the coding sequence ATGGTCACCGCGCGTGGCGAGAAGCAAGAGCGAAGCCGGGAGCGACGCGAGGCCCTACTGCGCGCCGCCATCGAGCTGATCATCGAGGGTGGCATCAAGGCGGTCACCCACCGGGCGGTCTCGGCACGCGCCGGACTGCCCGCCCCGACGGCCGGCTACTACTTCAAAACCAGCCAGGACCTGATCGAGCAGACCTTGCGCTTCCACGTGCACGAACGCGCGGAAACACTCACCCGACTGCTCCGCACCGCGGTGTCCGGCGCGCGCTCGACGATCGAGATCGGGGAACGGATCGCGCGGGCGCTGGTCTCCGGCGAATCCGGGGTGAGCGTGGCCCAGTACGAGGTCTACCTCGAAGCATCCCGGAACCCGCTGCTGCGCGACGCGGTCGCGGAATCGATGCAGACCTTCCAGGATGTCGCCGTGCCCGTACTCGCCGCACTCGGCGTGCGGCACCCCGAGCAGGCGGCGAAGGCCTTCGTCGCGGTCACCGACGGGTTCGCCCTGCACCGGCTCACCAGCCCCCTTCCCGCCGAGGAGGACAACGAACTCATGCTCCGCACCATCGGCGGCCTTTTCCTCGCCTACACCCTGGACCGAGCCGAACTGGAGCGGCGGGTCGAAGATCAACCGTTCGAATAG
- a CDS encoding metal-dependent hydrolase family protein, whose translation MKGSLLLRNARLLDPVSGEYAEADLRCADGRIAETGHGLTAGDVRTEDLRGAVVLPGLIDAHVHVTASTADLGALNSLSPSYAAAHSARIMGEMLNRGFTTVRDASGADFGLADAQAEGLFRGPRLLFCGRALSQTGGHGDSRGRGTHSHDDHPCCAGLGRIADGVDAVRAAARDELRKGAHHIKVMASGGVASPTDRIDSVQYSAEELRAVVEEAAAANRYVLAHAYTARAINRALELGVRSIEHGNLLDDRSVELFAEHDAFLVPTLVTYWALKQEGREHGLPERSWRKVDEVLGAGLAALERAARGGVKLVYGSDLLGGMHRHQNHEFRLRAEVQQPIDVIRAATSTAADLVGMTGEIGTLAPGAHADLLVVEGDPLTDIGVLAEPSRFRHVVQSGRVVTP comes from the coding sequence ATGAAGGGTTCCTTGCTGCTGCGCAACGCCCGGCTGCTCGACCCGGTCAGCGGGGAGTACGCCGAGGCCGACCTTCGCTGCGCGGACGGGCGGATCGCGGAGACCGGACACGGGCTGACCGCCGGTGACGTCCGGACCGAAGACCTCCGCGGCGCGGTCGTGCTGCCGGGTCTGATCGACGCGCATGTGCACGTCACCGCGTCGACCGCGGACCTCGGTGCGCTGAACTCGCTTTCCCCGTCCTACGCTGCCGCGCACAGCGCGCGGATCATGGGGGAGATGCTGAACCGCGGTTTCACCACGGTTCGCGACGCCTCCGGTGCTGACTTCGGTCTCGCCGACGCGCAGGCCGAAGGGTTGTTCCGCGGGCCGCGGCTGTTGTTCTGCGGGCGTGCGCTGAGCCAGACCGGCGGACACGGCGACAGCCGCGGTCGTGGCACCCACTCGCACGACGACCACCCGTGCTGTGCCGGCCTCGGCCGGATCGCCGACGGCGTGGACGCGGTACGGGCCGCGGCCAGGGACGAGCTTCGCAAGGGGGCGCACCACATCAAGGTGATGGCCTCCGGTGGTGTCGCCTCACCGACCGACCGCATCGACTCCGTGCAGTACTCCGCCGAGGAACTGCGCGCGGTGGTCGAGGAGGCGGCCGCGGCCAATCGCTACGTGCTCGCGCACGCCTACACCGCCCGCGCCATCAACCGGGCGTTGGAGCTGGGCGTGCGGTCCATCGAACACGGCAACCTGCTCGACGACCGCAGCGTGGAGCTGTTCGCCGAACATGACGCGTTCCTGGTGCCCACCCTGGTCACCTATTGGGCGCTCAAGCAGGAGGGCCGCGAGCACGGCCTGCCAGAGCGGAGCTGGCGCAAGGTGGACGAGGTGCTCGGGGCCGGCCTGGCCGCACTGGAACGGGCCGCGCGCGGCGGAGTGAAACTGGTCTACGGCAGTGACCTGCTCGGCGGTATGCACCGGCACCAGAACCACGAGTTCCGGCTGCGGGCCGAGGTGCAGCAGCCGATCGACGTGATCAGGGCGGCCACGTCGACCGCGGCGGACCTGGTCGGCATGACCGGCGAGATCGGCACCCTGGCTCCCGGTGCGCACGCCGACCTGCTCGTCGTCGAAGGCGACCCGCTGACCGACATCGGGGTGCTGGCCGAGCCGTCGCGATTCCGCCACGTCGTCCAGTCCGGGCGGGTTGTCACCCCCTGA